From a single Oceanobacillus kimchii X50 genomic region:
- a CDS encoding TRAP transporter small permease: MNNAKKIIDKTLLIITGILISVMSILSIWQVVARYILSTPSTVSEEIIRMLLIWFSLTSAAYVFGQQKHIAIVFFRDKLSIKGQIMILRISNIILLLIALVLMIWGGIQVVNLTLTQVAPSTGISMAFMYGALPISGLFITFYALYNFTTVKLSITEKGSDA; the protein is encoded by the coding sequence ATGAATAATGCAAAAAAAATTATTGATAAGACCCTTCTCATTATCACTGGAATCTTAATTAGTGTGATGTCCATTTTATCTATTTGGCAAGTTGTTGCCAGATATATTTTAAGTACACCTAGTACCGTAAGTGAAGAAATTATCCGAATGTTGCTCATATGGTTCTCTCTAACAAGTGCTGCCTATGTATTCGGTCAGCAAAAGCACATTGCTATTGTTTTCTTTCGAGACAAGCTTTCTATCAAAGGACAGATAATGATTCTACGAATATCTAACATTATCTTACTTCTGATCGCTCTTGTACTTATGATCTGGGGTGGTATTCAAGTAGTAAACCTTACCTTAACACAGGTAGCGCCATCTACTGGGATATCAATGGCATTTATGTACGGCGCACTTCCTATTTCTGGTTTATTTATTACTTTTTATGCACTATATAATTTCACAACAGTGAAGTTATCCATCACAGAGAAAGGGAGTGATGCATAA
- a CDS encoding TRAP transporter substrate-binding protein, producing the protein MRIFLLLFVSVLTLLVGCTSSSNSSSAAQPKEMVLGHNQPTTHPIHESLVDFKELLEEKSNGKLELKIYANGQLGSEREVIEMTQTNAVQFTKVSASALEGFSESYSLFSMPYLFESQEKYREIMKKPVIQEAFYNTTADNGFIGITYYDAGVRNMYTKDRIIKTNDDMHGLKTRVQPSKTSVQLIESLGGTPTPMSFGEVYTALQSGIIDAAENNESALTDNKHGEVAKHYFYTEHAMVPDILIMNVDTYNELSEEEQTWIKEAAEESTALHEPRWDQKMKESKEIAEEEMGVTFYEVDKSSFMESVKPLQESFQKNKATREQYNLIMEEGQDE; encoded by the coding sequence ATGCGTATTTTTTTATTGTTGTTTGTAAGCGTTTTAACTTTGTTGGTAGGGTGCACTTCGTCTAGTAATTCTAGTAGTGCTGCTCAGCCCAAAGAAATGGTTTTAGGTCATAACCAGCCTACAACTCATCCAATTCATGAATCATTGGTTGACTTTAAAGAATTGTTAGAAGAAAAATCAAATGGCAAGTTAGAACTTAAGATATATGCGAATGGGCAGCTCGGTAGTGAGCGAGAAGTAATCGAAATGACGCAAACCAATGCAGTACAATTTACAAAAGTCTCTGCGAGTGCATTAGAAGGTTTCTCAGAGTCCTATTCTTTGTTTAGTATGCCTTATCTATTTGAATCCCAAGAAAAATATCGTGAGATCATGAAAAAACCTGTAATTCAAGAAGCATTTTACAATACAACCGCAGATAACGGTTTTATCGGCATTACTTATTATGATGCTGGAGTTCGTAATATGTACACCAAGGATCGTATTATCAAAACAAATGACGACATGCATGGATTAAAGACACGTGTGCAGCCAAGCAAAACGAGTGTACAGCTTATTGAGTCATTGGGAGGAACACCAACTCCAATGTCTTTCGGTGAAGTGTACACGGCTTTACAGTCCGGAATTATTGATGCAGCTGAAAATAATGAATCCGCTCTCACAGACAATAAGCATGGAGAAGTTGCGAAACATTACTTTTACACAGAACATGCTATGGTACCTGATATCTTAATTATGAATGTCGATACCTATAACGAATTGTCAGAAGAAGAACAAACATGGATTAAAGAGGCTGCGGAAGAGTCTACTGCATTACACGAGCCACGTTGGGATCAAAAAATGAAAGAATCGAAAGAAATTGCGGAGGAAGAGATGGGAGTTACGTTTTATGAAGTGGATAAGAGTTCATTTATGGAATCCGTAAAACCCTTGCAAGAATCATTTCAAAAGAATAAAGCAACAAGGGAACAATATAACCTGATTATGGAGGAGGGGCAAGATGAATAA
- a CDS encoding LacI family DNA-binding transcriptional regulator, with translation MAVTLKDIAIECGVSYSTVSKALKDSPLVTEATKRKIKEKAEEMNYIPNNSARSLVSNKSNTIGLIWPAVDRVAVTTLASQINEAVKKAGYFMVVSIDDPITAAGKFLELRFDGVIVFDEGEETRLPAKITNNIPVVAYGVERELDYPIINVNHDKSMQLAVDTLMDKGHSEIDYIGDLETKDIRQIIKKETFIHYCEEKKVNYRLIDSEGLSEEVTSNSLRKFLANNTLKRGIVCGSYDITMGLLHHIDKQAEKPMIVSYDNIKKFDAIDTPVYTVGVPSEKIAESLVQMLIKHIEAEDIEEEQIIQLYPEVTYP, from the coding sequence ATGGCCGTAACATTAAAGGATATAGCGATAGAATGTGGAGTGAGCTATTCTACGGTGAGTAAGGCTCTCAAAGACTCCCCACTTGTGACTGAAGCAACGAAAAGAAAGATTAAAGAAAAAGCAGAAGAAATGAATTATATTCCAAATAATTCTGCAAGATCTTTAGTCTCCAATAAAAGTAATACCATTGGTTTAATATGGCCAGCAGTAGATAGAGTAGCCGTTACCACACTGGCTTCACAAATAAATGAGGCAGTAAAAAAAGCGGGTTATTTTATGGTGGTATCTATCGATGATCCAATAACTGCTGCTGGGAAATTTTTGGAATTGCGATTTGATGGAGTGATCGTTTTTGATGAAGGGGAAGAAACGAGGCTGCCTGCTAAAATAACAAATAATATTCCTGTAGTTGCGTACGGTGTAGAACGAGAATTAGATTATCCAATCATTAATGTTAATCACGATAAATCTATGCAACTAGCGGTAGATACCCTAATGGATAAAGGGCATAGTGAAATAGATTATATCGGTGACCTCGAAACGAAGGATATCCGACAGATTATAAAGAAAGAAACATTTATTCATTATTGTGAAGAAAAGAAAGTCAACTATCGACTAATCGATTCAGAAGGGTTGTCCGAAGAGGTAACAAGTAACTCGTTAAGAAAATTTCTCGCGAATAATACGCTTAAAAGAGGAATTGTATGTGGTAGTTATGATATTACAATGGGTTTACTACACCATATTGATAAACAAGCGGAAAAGCCGATGATTGTTTCCTACGATAATATTAAAAAATTTGATGCTATTGATACGCCAGTATATACAGTTGGAGTACCTTCTGAAAAAATCGCAGAGAGTTTAGTCCAAATGCTTATTAAACATATAGAAGCAGAGGACATCGAAGAAGAACAAATTATTCAATTATATCCGGAGGTTACTTATCCCTAG